The Paramisgurnus dabryanus chromosome 3, PD_genome_1.1, whole genome shotgun sequence genome includes a window with the following:
- the fmnl1a gene encoding formin-like protein 1 — translation MGNAAGGLEQDEGQETKGSTSGMNPTPSQIKKKSAPPKLPMPPEEELEERFNAVLSTMNLPPDKMKLLSQYDNEKKWELVCDQERFQVKNPPSAYLTKIKSFYQDQGGVTRRFKKRVQESTQVLRELEISLRTNHIGWAQEFLNEENQGLNVLVDYLSYAQSDAPFEMESVENGSSVSDTRRLSERSVEDLAKNGNHSTSHGMTRAARALTVRITSLAQRKTLRNARLASQRDDVHLCIMCLRAIMNYQSGFTLVMNHPRCVNEITLSLNNKNPRTRALVLELLAAVCLVRGGHDIIISAFDNFKEVSGEKNRFEKLVEYFMHDDSNIDFMVACMQFINIVVHSVENMNFRVHLQYEFTQLGLDQYLESLKEMESEKLQVQIQAYLDNVFDVGALMEDAENKAELLEHATELQETNIQLNARLQEYENGEMEKMAELEKQLMQATKESALLKESLKESCAQVSTLQQREREREIQREREREQERRPSQTEREINREKVSDEESRLEQKLKELEEKGLVRLQRTPSGVLDIEVIPVVIEKTVTQTVSVSTPGAQALPSSGAAPPPPPPPPPLPGAAAAPPPPPPPPPPPGCGGGAPPPPPPPPPPGGGGPPPPPPPPGSGPPPPPGAPPAPGAETGVKTRKPIQTKFRMPLLNWQALKPNQVTGTVFSELDDEQVLGMLNMDLFEEHFKTKAQGPPADISKIKVKVAEKAPAKVSLLEANKAKNLAITLRKGGMTPDVICTAIERYDQQSLSLDFLELLERFIPSEYEMKLLQNYEKEGRSLEDLSEEDRFVSRFGKIPRLTQRINTLTFMGNFPESIKRLQPQLDAIIAASVSIKSSTKLKKILEIILAFGNYMNSSKRGAAYGFRLQSLDLLLDTKSTDRSQTLLHFIASMVQEKYPELASFHSELRFIDKAALVSLDGVLQDVRSLERGMEGTKKEFLVQDDIPALKDFVKGNSDILDSLIKDGKTAQEAYLSVVEYFGENPKTTQPAMFFPVFVRFIKAYKQAEHDNEMKKKQALAAEEQTTPSKKKESSSPQKGPMMPKMPQMDLIAELKKRQVKPQVTDGAIDDIITDLRNAPYRRGDGRRTAPRQEN, via the exons AGCACCATGAATCTGCCTCCAGATAAAATGAAGCTTTTAAGTCAGTATGACAATGAGAAGAAATGGGAGCTCGTCTGTGATCAG GAGAGATTCCAGGTGAAGAACCCTCCCTCAGCTTACCTGACTAAGATCAAGAGCTTTTACCAGGATCAAGGTGGAGTGACACGCAGG TTTAAGAAACGTGTACAGGAGTCAACACAAGTCCTGAGAGAATTGGAAATCTCTCTGAGAACCAATCACATAGG TTGGGCTCAGGAGTTTCTTAATGAGGAAAACCAAGGTTTGAATGTTCTGGTGGACTACCTGTCCTACGCTCAGAGTGATGCACC GTTTGAGATGGAATCTGTGGAAAATGGCAGCTCAGTATCAGACACCAGGAGGCTGTCTGAAAGATCTGTGGAAGATCTGGCCAAAAACGGCAATCATTCTACTTCACATGGGATGACCAGAGCGGCACGTGCATTGACTGTCCG AATAACTTCACTGGCTCAGAGGAAAACTTTGCGGAATGCCCGATTGGCGAGCCAAAGAGACGACGTTCACCTCTGCATCATGTGCCTGCGTGCTATCATGAATTACCAG TCTGGCTTTACCTTGGTCATGAATCACCCCAGATGTGTCAATGAAATTACACTTAGTCTCAACAATAAAAACCCCAG GACCAGGGCTTTGGTGCTGGAGCTGTTGGCGGCAGTGTGTCTGGTTAGAGGAGGACATGACATAATCATCTCTGCCTTTGACAACTTTAAAGAG GTGAGTGGTGAGAAGAATCGCTTTGAGAAGCTTGTGGAGTACTTCATGCATGATGACAGCAACATAGACTTCATG GTGGCTTGCATGCAGTTCATTAACATTGTGGTCCACTCGGTGGAGAACATGAACTTCCGTGTGCATCTTCAGTATGAGTTTACTCAACTTGGCCTTGACCAGTACTTAGAG TCCCTAAAAGAGATGGAAAGTGAGAAGTTGCAAGTGCAGATCCAGGCATATCTTGATAATGTGTTCGACGTAGGAGCTTTAATGGAAGATGCAGAGAATAAAGCTGAATTACTGGAGCATGCAACAGAACTGCAGGAGACCAATATACAG CTGAATGCCAGACTGCAGGAATACGAGAATGGAGAAATGGAAAAAATGGCAGAACTGGAGAAACAGCTAATGCAAGCCACAAAAGAGTCTGCGCTGCTGAAG GAGAGCTTGAAAGAGTCGTGTGCTCAGGTGAGCACTTTACAGCAGAGAGAGCGAGAACGAGAGATtcagcgagagagagagcgagaacaGGAGCGCAGGCCgtcacagacagagagagaaattaACAGAGAGAAGGTGAGCGATGAGGAGTCCAGACTGGAGCAGAAGCTAAAGGAACTAGAGGAGAAAGGTTTAGTCCGACTGCAGCGCACGCCATCTGGAGTCCTGGACATTGAAGTCATTCCAGTTGTCATAGAGAAAACTGTCACTCAAACAG TATCCGTATCAACACCTGGTGCTCAAGCCCTGCCTTCTTCAGGCGCAGCACCACCCCCACCACCTCCACCTCCTCCACTACCTGGAGCTGCAGCAGCCCCGCCTCCTCCTCCTCCACCACCCCCTCCCCCTGGATGTGGAGGTGGTGCTCCTCCTCCCCCACCTCCTCCTCCCCCTCCTGGTGGCGGTGGACCACCGCCTCCCCCACCCCCACCTGGAAGTGGACCGCCGCCCCCTCCGGGAGCTCCACCTGCACCTGGAGCTGAAACAG GAGTTAAGACCCGTAAGCCAATTCAGACCAAGTTCAGGATGCCTCTGTTGAACTGGCAGGCTCTGAAGCCCAATCAAGTGACAGGAACTGTGTTCAGCGAGCTGGATGATGAGCAAGTGTTAGGG ATGTTGAATATGGATCTGTTCGAGGAGCATTTTAAGACCAAGGCCCAGGGTCCTCCTGCAGATATTTCTAAGATCAAAGTTAAGGTGGCTGAGAAGGCCCCCGCTAAGGTGTCTCTGTTGGAGGCTAACAAAGCCAAAAACCTTGCCATCACCCTCCGCAAGGGAGGCATGACCCCTGATGTCATCTGTACAGCTATTGAAAG ATATGATCAGCAGTCTCTGAGTCTAGACTTTCTGGAGCTCCTTGAACGTTTTATCCCATCAGAGTATGAGATGAAGCTCCTCCAGAACTACGAGAAAGAAGGACGCTCATTGGAAGACCTGAGTGAGGAGGATCGCTTCGTAAGTCGCTTTGGCAAAATCCCACGCCTAACTCAGCGGATCAACACCCTCACCTTCATGGGCAACTTCCCGGAGAGTATAAAACGCTTGCAGCCG CAACTGGACGCCATCATCGCAGCTTCTGTATCCATTAAGTCTTCGACTAAGCTTAAAAAGATTTTAGAG ATCATCCTTGCATTCGGCAATTACATGAACAGCAGTAAAAGAGGAGCAGCATATGGTTTCCGTCTGCAAAGTCTTGACCTG CTGTTGGACACAAAATCCACAGACCGATCGCAGACTTTACTGCATTTTATCGCAAGTATGGTGCAAGAGAAATATCCAGAGCTTGCCTCCTTCCACTCAGAACTCCGCTTTATAGACAAGGCTGCGCTGG TGTCTTTGGATGGTGTGCTACAAGATGTCAGATCTCTGGAGAGAGGAATGGAAGGGACCAAGAAGGAATTCCTGGTTCAGGATGACATTCCAGCATTGAAAGATTTTGTTAAAGGCAACAGTGATATATTAGATTCACTTATTAAAGATGGTAAAACAGCACAG GAGGCATATTTGTCTGTAGTCGAATACTTTGGAGAAAACCCCAAGACAACACAGCCTGCCATGTTCTTCCCAGTGTTTGTAAGGTTCATCAAAGCTTATAAG CAAGCAGAACATGACAATGAGATGAAGAAGAAACAAGCGCTCGCAGCAGAGGAACAGACAACCCCCTCAAAGAAGAAAGAAAGCAGCAGCCCTCAAAAG GGCCCCATGATGCCCAAAATGCCTCAGATGGATCTGATCGCAGAGCTGAAGAAGAGACAGGTGAAGCCACAAGTCACAGATGGAGCCATTGACGACATAATCACAG ATTTGAGAAATGCACCTTACAGAAGAGGAGATGGGCGGAGAACAGCTCCCCGACAGGAAAACTGA